The proteins below come from a single Stigmatopora argus isolate UIUO_Sarg chromosome 11, RoL_Sarg_1.0, whole genome shotgun sequence genomic window:
- the ttl gene encoding tubulin--tyrosine ligase yields MASQMYTFVTRDDNSTVYAEVSKILLSTGQWKRLKRDNPRFNLMLGERNRLPFGRLGHEPGLVQLVNYYRGADKLCRKASLVKLIKTSPELSDSSNWIPESYIIYPTNLNTPVAPATNGLSHLKSNPKTDEREVFLASYHSKKESGEGTVWIAKSSAGAKGAGILISHDANKLLEYIDNQGQVHIIQKYLEKPLLLQPGHRKFDIRSWVLVDHSYNIYLYREGVLRTSSEPYNSSDLQDMTSHLTNHCIQKEHSQNYGRYEEGNEMFFDEFRLYLLNTHGVTLESTILPQIKQIIKSCLSCIEPAISTKHLSYQSFQLFGFDFMVDVNFKVWLIEINGAPACAQKLYPELCQGIVDVAISSVFTLNNSGDSASSSPYSSSPSSLFSTNVCSSPKLRGPLHIGPFTRL; encoded by the exons ATGGCCTCTCAGATGTACACTTTTGTTACCCGGGACGACAACAGCACTGTTTATGCAGAAGTTTCCAAAATCCTCCTGTCGACTGGACAGTGGAAGAGGCTGAAAAGAGACAACCCCAGATTCAATTTGATGCTCGGTGAACGGAACAGGCTACCATTTGGACGACTAG gtCATGAACCTGGGCTGGTGCAACTGGTGAATTACTACAGAGGTGCAGACAAGCTTTGCAGGAAGGCGTCCTTGGTCAA GCTAATAAAGACAAGCCCAGAGCTCTCCGATTCGTCCAACTGGATTCCTGAATCCTACATCATCTATCCCACCAACCTCAACACGCCTGTGGCTCCTGCTACTAATGGTCTCAGCCATCTGAAGAGCAATCCCAAGACGGATGAGCGAGAAGTTTTCTTGGCTTCCTACCACTCCAAAAAAGAAAGTGGGGAGGGGACTGTATGGATAGCAAAGTCATCTGCTGGCGCCAAAG GTGCTGGCATTCTGATCTCACACGATGCTAACAAGCTACTGGAGTACATTGACAATCAAGGACAGGTTCATATTATTCAAAAATACCTGGAGAAACCTTTACTTCTACAACCTGGACATCGGAAGTTTGACATCAG GAGTTGGGTCCTTGTGGACCACAGCTACAACATCTATTTATATCGTGAGGGTGTGCTGCGGACATCTTCCGAGCCGTATAACAGCTCCGACCTCCAGGACATGACCAGCCACTTGACCAACCACTGCATCCAGAAGGAGCACTCCCAGAACTACGGTCGATATGAGGAAGGGAACGAGATGTTCTTTGATGAGTTCCGTCTGTACCTGCTCAACACTCACGGCGTCACTCTGGAGTCCACTATATTACCTCAAATAAAGCAAATCATCAA AAGCTGTCTGTCGTGCATTGAACCAGCCATCAGCACGAAGCATCTCTCCTACCAGAGCTTCCAGCTGTTCGGATTTGACTTCATGGTAGATGTGAACTTCAAAGTCTGGCTCATTGAGATCAACGGAGCACCAGCCTGTGCACA GAAACTGTACCCAGAGTTGTGTCAAGGCATAGTGGATGTTGCCATTTCCAGTGTGTTCACCTTAAACAATAGTGGTGACTCTGCATCGTCTTCGCCTTATTCTTCCTCTCCATCCTCCTTGTTCTCGACCAATGTTTGTTCTTCCCCCAAACTGAGAGGGCCGCTTCACATTGGTCCCTTTACTCGACTTTAA
- the nanp gene encoding N-acylneuraminate-9-phosphatase, whose translation MDANPVKAIIFDLDNTLIDTNGAGRYAIQKTHALLKTTLALDDGTITNICEKFMQKLLHEKSEPTSGRSIDDIRMGHWDESIKESVDSCSTPTLAAQCYHLWKNSRLELLNLAPEISNLLKQLRRKYKLLLLTNGNAQTQREKVEAVGCEAFFDRIVVGGDYAEQKPYPSIFRLCFDLLQVEAQDCIMVGDSLDTDIQGGFMAKVRATVWINKSGDAVPVGAAKPDYIISTVLDLEDVLAKVN comes from the exons ATGGACGCAAACCCTGTAAAAGCTATAATATTTGACTTGGACAACACACTTATCGACACCAATGGGGCTGGTCGATATGCGATACAGAAG ACCCATGCACTTTTGAAGACCACATTGGCTCTTGATGATGGGACCATCACCAACATTTGTGAAAAGTTCATGCAGAAGCTTCTGCACGAGAAGTCCGAGCCGACATCAGGCAGATCCATCGATGACATCCGAATGGGTCACTGGGATGAAAGTATTAAGGAAAGCGTGGATAGTTGTTCAACACCCACCTTGGCAGCTCAGTGCTACCACCTGTGGAAAAATAGCCGACTGGAGCTACTTAATCTTGCCCCTGAAATCTCCAACCTTCTAAAACAACTCAGGAGGAAATACAAACTGTTGCTGCTGACCAACGGGAATGCTCAAACACAAAGGGAAAAAGTGGAGGCTGTCGGTTGTGAAGCCTTTTTCGATAGGATTGTGGTGGGGGGAGATTATGCTGAGCAAAAACCTTACCCATCTATCTTCAGACTGTGTTTTGATCTGCTGCAGGTGGAGGCCCAGGACTGTATTATGGTCGGAGACTCTTTGGACACCGACATTCAAGGAGGGTTCATGGCAAAAGTGCGTGCTACAGTTTGGATTAATAAGTCTGGTGATGCCGTGCCTGTTGGTGCAGCCAAACCTGACTACATTATTTCAACTGTATTGGACCTGGAAGATGTTTTGGCAAAAGTAAATTAA
- the fignl1 gene encoding fidgetin-like protein 1 isoform X1 — MCSTIRNLSLRFEVLCPGMSGAHLDEWQRRSFDISSGNSTPEQTAEAYRAHILSIQYAWASSHLSEAATGSLLRTYSERYAAVLDSDDPRTGLNNYAESALHLARNQKNHSDKWESSLTVERLLDLPCVQKMVQARPESLVAPADVSITVGEESSSISNSASVSASNAACRSEGTSFKPLWSPQPKREGNDTATISVDRPTLSEGTSANNLSFSRPNSRVQSMFTPSGPPQGNTRPAGGNYKSNFFPNSSLSKRKNFYNPDTSKGERGAQAAAEQKPAGHFRSAREQLIVEQQKKYSHQPQRGAASLATTTVKKSLGANLSRGAFSKFVSPKPRQDEEEGATGSSSTREPQIVDERLKIFEPKIVDLIMSEIMDHGPPVLWEDIAGLEFAKTTIKEIVVWPMLRPDIFTGLRGPPKGILLFGPPGTGKTLIGKCIACQSGATFFSISASSLTSKWVGEGEKMVRALFAIARCHQPAVIFIDEIDSLLSQRTDGEHDASRRIKTEFLVSLDGAATAADDRILVVGATNRPQEIDEAARRRLAKRLYIPLPEGPARHQIIANLMAREKNQLRAEELEHIVASTEGFSGADMTQLCREAALGPIRSIQFADIATIAAEQVRPILYNDFQEALKTVRPSVSQKDLELYEEWNKTFGSGR, encoded by the exons ATGTGTTCGACAATTCGAAATCTAAGTTTGCGATTTGAAGTTCTTTG CCCAGGCATGAGTGGCGCACACCTGGACGAATGGCAGAGGAGGTCCTTTGACATTTCATCTGGCAATTCTACACCTGAACAGACGGCCGAAGCCTACCGGGCCCACATCCTCTCCATTCAGTATGCATGGGCAAGTTCCCACCTCTCAGAGGCCGCCACGGGCAGCCTGCTCAGGACCTACTCGGAGCGCTACGCAGCAGTGTTGGACTCAGATGACCCCCGCACGGGGCTTAACAACTATGCTGAAAGTGCCCTTCATCTGGCCCGTAATCAGAAAAACCATAGCGACAAATGGGAGTCATCCCTCACCGTGGAGCGTTTGCTTGACTTGCCCTGCGTGCAGAAGATGGTTCAAGCAAGGCCAGAATCCCTAGTGGCACCAGCAGATGTTAGCATAACGGTTGGAGAAGAGAGTAGCAGCATCAGCAACTCTGCATCCGTGTCTGCTTCCAATGCTGCGTGCAGGTCAGAGGGCACATCCTTCAAACCTCTTTGGTCACCACAACCTAAAAGAGAGGGTAATGACACTGCTACTATTTCTGTGGATAGACCAACACTCTCTGAGGGCACATCAGCTAATAACCTTTCCTTTTCACGTCCAAACAGCAGAGTGCAGTCGATGTTTACTCCTTCAGGTCCTCCTCAGGGTAACACACGCCCTGCAGGCGGCAACTATAAATCCAACTTTTTTCCTAATTCTAGTTTATCGAAACGGAAGAATTTTTACAACCCAGATACAAGTAAAGGTGAGAGGGGGGCACAAGCAGCAGCTGAGCAGAAACCTGCCGGTCACTTCAGATCAGCCCGTGAGCAGTTAATTGTGGAGCAACAGAAGAAATATTCCCATCAACCCCAAAGAGGAGCCGCATCTTTAGCGACCACCACCGTGAAGAAATCCCTGGGAGCCAATTTGTCTCGTGGTGCTTTTTCTAAATTTGTTTCTCCAAAGCCACGGCAAGACGAAGAGGAAGGCGCAACGGGATCCAGCTCCACCCGGGAACCACAGATTGTGGATGAACGTCTCAAAATCTTTGAGCCAAAGATAGTGGACTTGATCATGAGTGAGATCATGGACCACGGACCACCTGTTTTATGGGAGGACATAGCAGGCTTGGAGTTTGCCAAGACCACCATAAAGGAGATTGTCGTTTGGCCAATGTTGAGACCCGACATCTTCACAGGCCTGCGGGGCCCGCCAAAGGGAATCCTATTGTTCGGACCCCCAGGGACGGGGAAGACGTTGATAGGCAAATGCATTGCTTGCCAGTCAGGTGCCACGTTCTTCAGCATCAGCGCGTCGTCGCTCACATCCAAGTGGGTGggtgaaggggaaaaaatggtgcGAGCGTTGTTCGCCATCGCACGCTGTCACCAGCCTGCTGTCATTTTCATCGACGAGATTGACTCGCTGCTGTCGCAACGCACTGACGGGGAACATGACGCGTCGCGCAGAATCAAAACAGAGTTTCTGGTTTCGTTGGACGGCGCCGCCACGGCAGCGGACGATCGCATCTTGGTGGTGGGGGCCACCAATAGACCTCAGGAAATAGATGAGGCCGCCCGTCGTCGCCTAGCAAAGAGGTTGTACATCCCACTTCCTGAGGGCCCCGCCCGGCACCAAATAATTGCCAACCTCATGGCCCGAGAGAAGAACCAGCTGAGAGCGGAGGAGCTGGAGCACATTGTAGCCAGCACTGAAGGCTTCTCCGGGGCAGACATGACTCAGCTGTGTCGAGAGGCGGCTCTGGGACCCATCCGCAGCATTCAGTTCGCCGACATCGCCACCATTGCAGCGGAACAAGTACGGCCTATCCTCTACAATGACTTCCAAGAAGCTCTGAAGACGGTGCGACCAAGTGTCTCACAGAAGGACTTGGAGCTGTATGAGGAGTGGAATAAGACATTTGGAAGTGGCCGTTGA
- the fignl1 gene encoding fidgetin-like protein 1 isoform X2 — protein sequence MSGAHLDEWQRRSFDISSGNSTPEQTAEAYRAHILSIQYAWASSHLSEAATGSLLRTYSERYAAVLDSDDPRTGLNNYAESALHLARNQKNHSDKWESSLTVERLLDLPCVQKMVQARPESLVAPADVSITVGEESSSISNSASVSASNAACRSEGTSFKPLWSPQPKREGNDTATISVDRPTLSEGTSANNLSFSRPNSRVQSMFTPSGPPQGNTRPAGGNYKSNFFPNSSLSKRKNFYNPDTSKGERGAQAAAEQKPAGHFRSAREQLIVEQQKKYSHQPQRGAASLATTTVKKSLGANLSRGAFSKFVSPKPRQDEEEGATGSSSTREPQIVDERLKIFEPKIVDLIMSEIMDHGPPVLWEDIAGLEFAKTTIKEIVVWPMLRPDIFTGLRGPPKGILLFGPPGTGKTLIGKCIACQSGATFFSISASSLTSKWVGEGEKMVRALFAIARCHQPAVIFIDEIDSLLSQRTDGEHDASRRIKTEFLVSLDGAATAADDRILVVGATNRPQEIDEAARRRLAKRLYIPLPEGPARHQIIANLMAREKNQLRAEELEHIVASTEGFSGADMTQLCREAALGPIRSIQFADIATIAAEQVRPILYNDFQEALKTVRPSVSQKDLELYEEWNKTFGSGR from the coding sequence ATGAGTGGCGCACACCTGGACGAATGGCAGAGGAGGTCCTTTGACATTTCATCTGGCAATTCTACACCTGAACAGACGGCCGAAGCCTACCGGGCCCACATCCTCTCCATTCAGTATGCATGGGCAAGTTCCCACCTCTCAGAGGCCGCCACGGGCAGCCTGCTCAGGACCTACTCGGAGCGCTACGCAGCAGTGTTGGACTCAGATGACCCCCGCACGGGGCTTAACAACTATGCTGAAAGTGCCCTTCATCTGGCCCGTAATCAGAAAAACCATAGCGACAAATGGGAGTCATCCCTCACCGTGGAGCGTTTGCTTGACTTGCCCTGCGTGCAGAAGATGGTTCAAGCAAGGCCAGAATCCCTAGTGGCACCAGCAGATGTTAGCATAACGGTTGGAGAAGAGAGTAGCAGCATCAGCAACTCTGCATCCGTGTCTGCTTCCAATGCTGCGTGCAGGTCAGAGGGCACATCCTTCAAACCTCTTTGGTCACCACAACCTAAAAGAGAGGGTAATGACACTGCTACTATTTCTGTGGATAGACCAACACTCTCTGAGGGCACATCAGCTAATAACCTTTCCTTTTCACGTCCAAACAGCAGAGTGCAGTCGATGTTTACTCCTTCAGGTCCTCCTCAGGGTAACACACGCCCTGCAGGCGGCAACTATAAATCCAACTTTTTTCCTAATTCTAGTTTATCGAAACGGAAGAATTTTTACAACCCAGATACAAGTAAAGGTGAGAGGGGGGCACAAGCAGCAGCTGAGCAGAAACCTGCCGGTCACTTCAGATCAGCCCGTGAGCAGTTAATTGTGGAGCAACAGAAGAAATATTCCCATCAACCCCAAAGAGGAGCCGCATCTTTAGCGACCACCACCGTGAAGAAATCCCTGGGAGCCAATTTGTCTCGTGGTGCTTTTTCTAAATTTGTTTCTCCAAAGCCACGGCAAGACGAAGAGGAAGGCGCAACGGGATCCAGCTCCACCCGGGAACCACAGATTGTGGATGAACGTCTCAAAATCTTTGAGCCAAAGATAGTGGACTTGATCATGAGTGAGATCATGGACCACGGACCACCTGTTTTATGGGAGGACATAGCAGGCTTGGAGTTTGCCAAGACCACCATAAAGGAGATTGTCGTTTGGCCAATGTTGAGACCCGACATCTTCACAGGCCTGCGGGGCCCGCCAAAGGGAATCCTATTGTTCGGACCCCCAGGGACGGGGAAGACGTTGATAGGCAAATGCATTGCTTGCCAGTCAGGTGCCACGTTCTTCAGCATCAGCGCGTCGTCGCTCACATCCAAGTGGGTGggtgaaggggaaaaaatggtgcGAGCGTTGTTCGCCATCGCACGCTGTCACCAGCCTGCTGTCATTTTCATCGACGAGATTGACTCGCTGCTGTCGCAACGCACTGACGGGGAACATGACGCGTCGCGCAGAATCAAAACAGAGTTTCTGGTTTCGTTGGACGGCGCCGCCACGGCAGCGGACGATCGCATCTTGGTGGTGGGGGCCACCAATAGACCTCAGGAAATAGATGAGGCCGCCCGTCGTCGCCTAGCAAAGAGGTTGTACATCCCACTTCCTGAGGGCCCCGCCCGGCACCAAATAATTGCCAACCTCATGGCCCGAGAGAAGAACCAGCTGAGAGCGGAGGAGCTGGAGCACATTGTAGCCAGCACTGAAGGCTTCTCCGGGGCAGACATGACTCAGCTGTGTCGAGAGGCGGCTCTGGGACCCATCCGCAGCATTCAGTTCGCCGACATCGCCACCATTGCAGCGGAACAAGTACGGCCTATCCTCTACAATGACTTCCAAGAAGCTCTGAAGACGGTGCGACCAAGTGTCTCACAGAAGGACTTGGAGCTGTATGAGGAGTGGAATAAGACATTTGGAAGTGGCCGTTGA